The proteins below are encoded in one region of Streptomyces ficellus:
- a CDS encoding helix-turn-helix domain-containing protein, which yields MTEGITEPERSESLKTFGAVLQAFRENARHTQETLAPELGYSVHYLASVEQGRRFPTREFVERAEETLDAFGALRKASRHLTRKPGLAIWFQKWALLEASAITLDTYEPRVLPGLLQTEAYARTLFRGQLPPLSDEQVEAQLLARLERQRLLRDRPNTAYSFILEEHLFHHRVGGTEVTRELLDHVLEVVQLRNVEVQVLPLGRGHHAGLGGPIQLAETPEHEWLAYCEAQRGGQFIAESKEISVLQMRYGKLRAQALTPDDSKGLLSQLRGAL from the coding sequence ATGACAGAAGGCATCACCGAGCCCGAACGGTCCGAGAGCCTCAAGACCTTCGGCGCCGTGCTCCAGGCGTTCCGCGAGAACGCGCGGCACACCCAGGAGACACTGGCGCCGGAGCTGGGCTACTCGGTCCACTACCTGGCCTCCGTGGAGCAGGGCCGGCGGTTCCCGACACGGGAGTTCGTCGAGCGGGCGGAGGAGACGCTGGACGCCTTCGGCGCGCTGCGGAAGGCGTCCCGGCACCTCACCCGCAAGCCGGGGCTCGCGATCTGGTTCCAGAAGTGGGCGCTGCTGGAGGCGTCGGCGATCACCCTCGACACGTACGAACCGAGGGTGCTGCCGGGCCTGTTGCAGACGGAGGCGTACGCCCGGACGCTGTTCCGCGGCCAGTTGCCGCCGCTCAGCGACGAGCAGGTGGAGGCGCAGCTGCTCGCCCGGCTGGAGCGGCAGCGGCTGCTGCGGGACCGGCCGAACACGGCGTACAGCTTCATCCTCGAGGAGCACCTCTTCCACCACCGGGTGGGCGGGACGGAGGTGACGCGGGAGCTGCTGGACCATGTGCTGGAGGTCGTCCAGCTGCGCAACGTGGAGGTGCAGGTGCTGCCGCTGGGGCGGGGGCATCATGCGGGCTTGGGTGGGCCGATTCAGTTGGCTGAGACGCCGGAGCATGAGTGGCTTGCCTACTGCGAGGCACAGCGGGGCGGGCAGTTCATCGCTGAATCGAAAGAGATCAGTGTGCTTCAGATGCGCTATGGGAAACTGCGAGCGCAGGCCCTCACCCCGGATGACTCCAAGGGTCTGCTGTCGCAACTGCGAGGAGCGCTATGA
- a CDS encoding DUF4328 domain-containing protein has translation MLCTNCGLNTVSTREGLCGVCAVTAPGAPAAPPGVTGSRGGTFLQSPVGLGRAVVVLLCAVAAVDLFAVFTDLRLYGFVSDLAAGTWEGMEEEAERADLLLEWGGRLQVLGIVATGVVFIIWLHRVRKNAAVFAPDVVTSGAGWAIGGWFVPIANLFMPRRIARESWRASTRHPHGAPEKGERATVLNTWWTLWLLTMFTGRAAGALYDRAETVDELVRAARMYVVADTVSTAAALCAALFVHRLTTMQHAKALRGPGPVVAEPMVSSHTQ, from the coding sequence ATGCTGTGCACCAACTGCGGACTGAACACCGTCTCCACGCGGGAGGGGCTCTGCGGCGTCTGCGCGGTGACCGCGCCCGGCGCCCCGGCGGCGCCGCCCGGCGTCACCGGGAGCCGGGGCGGGACCTTCCTCCAGTCGCCCGTCGGCCTGGGCCGGGCCGTCGTCGTCCTGCTGTGCGCGGTGGCGGCCGTGGACCTGTTCGCCGTCTTCACCGACCTCCGCCTGTACGGCTTCGTCTCCGACCTGGCGGCGGGGACCTGGGAGGGCATGGAGGAGGAGGCCGAGCGGGCCGACCTGTTGCTGGAGTGGGGCGGCAGGCTCCAGGTGCTGGGGATCGTCGCCACCGGCGTCGTCTTCATCATCTGGCTCCACCGGGTCCGGAAGAACGCCGCCGTGTTCGCCCCGGACGTCGTCACCAGCGGTGCGGGCTGGGCGATCGGTGGCTGGTTCGTGCCCATCGCGAACCTCTTCATGCCCCGCCGGATCGCCCGCGAGAGCTGGCGGGCGAGCACCCGCCACCCGCACGGCGCGCCGGAGAAGGGCGAGCGCGCCACCGTGCTCAACACCTGGTGGACGCTGTGGCTGCTGACGATGTTCACCGGCCGGGCGGCGGGCGCGCTGTACGACAGGGCCGAGACCGTGGACGAACTGGTGCGGGCCGCGCGGATGTACGTCGTCGCCGACACCGTGAGCACCGCCGCCGCCCTGTGCGCCGCCCTCTTCGTGCACCGGCTGACCACGATGCAGCACGCCAAGGCGCTGCGCGGGCCCGGCCCGGTCGTTGCTGAACCGATGGTTTCCAGCCACACGCAGTGA
- a CDS encoding DUF397 domain-containing protein yields the protein MSTHELTWFKSSYSSGDGDSCVEVALSWHKSSYSGGSGDSCVEVATCPSTIHVRDSKVPAGPQLALTPGSWSSFVTYATATGR from the coding sequence ATGAGCACCCACGAACTGACTTGGTTCAAGAGCAGCTACAGCAGCGGTGACGGCGACAGCTGCGTCGAAGTCGCCCTCTCCTGGCACAAGTCCAGCTACAGCGGCGGTTCCGGCGACAGCTGCGTCGAGGTCGCCACCTGCCCCTCCACCATCCACGTCCGGGACTCCAAGGTCCCCGCCGGGCCGCAGCTCGCGCTGACGCCGGGCTCCTGGTCCTCCTTCGTCACCTATGCGACGGCGACCGGCCGTTGA